Proteins encoded by one window of Roseofilum reptotaenium CS-1145:
- a CDS encoding type II toxin-antitoxin system VapC family toxin, producing the protein MINQYLLDTNILIYYFNNQPEVQYIFDAIEAGNAAAFYCPISWVELLCYPNLTPEQANEMREFLRLIHCVPLSESVLDCAAQIRRNYRLKLADGIIAACALVTGCILVTRNVNDFKRVNGLSILNPFTPNSPTTP; encoded by the coding sequence ATGATTAATCAATACCTTCTGGATACTAATATTCTGATTTATTACTTTAACAATCAGCCAGAGGTTCAGTATATATTCGATGCCATTGAAGCCGGAAATGCAGCCGCATTTTATTGTCCGATTAGCTGGGTTGAACTACTCTGCTATCCTAATTTAACGCCAGAACAAGCCAATGAAATGCGCGAATTTCTGCGACTGATTCACTGCGTACCCTTGAGTGAATCAGTCTTAGATTGTGCTGCCCAAATCCGGCGAAATTATCGCTTAAAACTGGCTGATGGTATCATCGCTGCTTGTGCTTTAGTAACAGGATGCATCTTGGTTACTCGTAATGTTAATGATTTTAAGCGCGTAAATGGTTTAAGTATACTCAATCCATTTACACCTAACTCACCCACAACCCCCTGA
- a CDS encoding adenylate/guanylate cyclase domain-containing protein — protein MAIKLKSLINKSTTQTLIQECVDLFPGKVGIFDPNRNLLMGSVHPFFPQEYAIKAEGEVIGWVCGDQGSSAVSSLLNYLVRQTLSQKALVNETLERYKEINLLYRISEDMSACLDMGVIAELVLKEARDIIESTQGAVLLVDPENGRFTTLAEFGDYPSQLSNLAIDEGIMGYVLSTGVAEVINDVEHDSRLTEIDRLNQALICSPLKSRYEAFGVIWIGHSEPINYRAADLKLLTALTSQTANAMENARLHNYQLQEERIKSNLERYMSPQLVKAIIDNKEESLLKTGKKDLVMLFSDIRNFTTHCEMLEPETMVEYLNIYFTHMVDVIFSYGGTVNKFVGDMIVCMFGAPAPLEQSEKKAIQTAIAMQQCLQSIPVPWIRENFKTGIGISSGKVVVGNIGARQHVDYTAIGDKVNTASRLQSIAEGGQILVDRSIYDRTVDYFNFKEVGLVNVKGKTQTVEIFEVLY, from the coding sequence ATGGCCATCAAATTGAAGTCATTAATTAATAAATCGACCACTCAAACCTTGATTCAAGAGTGTGTGGATCTGTTTCCTGGAAAGGTAGGCATTTTCGATCCAAATAGAAATTTGTTAATGGGTTCTGTCCATCCTTTCTTCCCTCAAGAATATGCGATTAAAGCGGAAGGAGAAGTGATTGGCTGGGTATGTGGAGATCAAGGTAGTTCTGCGGTATCCAGTTTATTAAATTATCTGGTGCGTCAAACTCTTTCTCAAAAAGCATTGGTCAATGAAACTCTAGAGCGATACAAAGAAATTAATCTCTTATATCGTATTTCTGAAGATATGAGTGCTTGCTTAGATATGGGGGTGATTGCTGAGTTAGTACTCAAAGAAGCACGAGACATTATTGAGTCTACCCAAGGAGCAGTTTTATTGGTTGATCCAGAAAATGGACGCTTTACGACTCTAGCCGAATTTGGAGATTATCCTTCACAACTGTCCAATTTAGCGATTGATGAGGGGATCATGGGTTATGTCCTATCGACAGGAGTGGCTGAAGTCATTAATGACGTAGAACATGATTCTCGGTTAACTGAAATCGATCGTTTGAATCAGGCATTAATTTGTTCTCCGCTCAAAAGTCGGTATGAGGCTTTTGGGGTGATTTGGATCGGTCATTCTGAACCCATCAATTATCGAGCCGCAGACTTAAAACTGTTGACTGCTTTAACTTCTCAAACGGCTAATGCAATGGAAAATGCTCGTTTGCATAATTATCAGTTGCAAGAGGAACGCATCAAAAGTAATTTAGAGCGGTATATGTCTCCGCAATTGGTCAAAGCTATTATCGATAATAAGGAAGAAAGTTTACTGAAAACGGGTAAAAAAGATTTAGTTATGCTCTTTTCCGATATTCGCAATTTTACTACTCATTGCGAAATGCTGGAACCGGAAACCATGGTGGAATATTTAAATATTTATTTTACCCATATGGTCGATGTGATTTTTAGCTATGGGGGAACGGTGAATAAGTTTGTAGGGGATATGATTGTTTGTATGTTTGGCGCACCCGCTCCTTTAGAACAGAGTGAAAAAAAAGCGATTCAAACGGCGATCGCCATGCAACAATGCTTACAATCTATACCCGTTCCTTGGATTCGAGAAAATTTCAAAACGGGTATCGGTATAAGCTCAGGTAAGGTTGTTGTGGGCAATATTGGCGCTCGTCAGCACGTTGATTATACTGCAATTGGAGACAAAGTCAATACCGCATCAAGGTTGCAGTCCATAGCTGAAGGGGGACAAATCCTAGTGGATCGAAGCATTTACGATCGCACCGTTGACTACTTTAATTTTAAGGAGGTAGGATTAGTGAATGTCAAAGGTAAAACACAAACGGTGGAGATCTTCGAGGTTTTATACTGA
- a CDS encoding response regulator transcription factor — translation MDKKVLIVDDENHIRILLEQTLEELEDEGVELLFAADGETAVNLIKEEQPNLVFLDVMMPKMNGFDVCYQIKKQPDLRGVYIIMLTAKGQEFDKKKGEEVGANLYMTKPFDPDELLEKAREILGLE, via the coding sequence ATGGATAAGAAAGTGTTAATTGTGGATGATGAGAATCATATCAGAATCCTGCTAGAACAAACCCTAGAAGAGCTGGAAGATGAAGGCGTAGAACTATTATTCGCAGCAGATGGAGAAACGGCAGTAAATTTGATTAAAGAAGAGCAGCCTAATCTAGTCTTTCTAGATGTGATGATGCCCAAAATGAACGGGTTTGATGTCTGTTATCAAATTAAAAAACAACCGGATTTGAGGGGAGTCTACATCATCATGCTAACCGCTAAAGGGCAAGAGTTTGACAAGAAAAAAGGGGAAGAAGTCGGGGCGAATTTATATATGACTAAACCGTTTGATCCCGATGAGTTGTTAGAAAAGGCTCGGGAGATTTTAGGGTTAGAATAA
- the miaE gene encoding tRNA-(ms[2]io[6]A)-hydroxylase, protein MEELPKIKFLQQPTSEAWVEQAIANIPTILLDHSHCERKAAGVALNLMFRYPSSQVLVRKLTAIAREELEHFEQVNQWLERLHIPLAPLSAPPYAAGLKAQIRPSEPERMLDSLLISALIEARSHERLGLLANHLPHPELAKFYRSLMASEARHYGIYWILATTYCDREIVQSRLESLAQVESDLLSNLHPEPRIHS, encoded by the coding sequence ATGGAAGAATTACCAAAAATCAAATTTCTGCAACAACCGACATCTGAGGCTTGGGTGGAACAGGCGATCGCCAATATTCCCACGATCCTCTTAGATCATTCCCATTGTGAGCGCAAAGCAGCCGGAGTCGCTCTAAACCTGATGTTCCGCTATCCCTCCAGTCAGGTGTTAGTCAGGAAGCTAACGGCGATCGCCCGCGAAGAACTGGAACACTTTGAACAAGTCAATCAATGGTTAGAGCGTCTCCATATTCCCCTCGCTCCCCTTTCCGCTCCTCCCTATGCTGCCGGATTAAAAGCCCAAATTCGCCCCTCTGAACCGGAACGAATGCTCGATTCTTTGTTGATTTCTGCCCTCATTGAAGCCCGTTCCCATGAGCGCCTGGGGCTGCTGGCGAACCATCTTCCCCATCCAGAACTGGCAAAATTTTATCGCTCTTTAATGGCTTCTGAAGCGCGCCATTATGGAATCTACTGGATTTTAGCAACCACCTATTGCGATCGAGAAATTGTCCAATCTCGCCTAGAAAGTCTGGCGCAAGTTGAGAGTGATTTGCTCTCTAACTTACATCCAGAACCCCGGATTCATAGTTGA